The following are from one region of the Papaver somniferum cultivar HN1 unplaced genomic scaffold, ASM357369v1 unplaced-scaffold_132, whole genome shotgun sequence genome:
- the LOC113333047 gene encoding uncharacterized protein LOC113333047: MENYYTQPTYPSDSRDSSPRSSTREIDCENSWPDQEQNNYKVKFMCSYGGKILPRPHDNQLTYIGGETKILSVDRNIKFSGIISKLNSLSDYNDVYFKYQLPGEDLDALISVTNDEDLEHMMIEFDRLIINHRSNSGSNGGSNKPARLRLFLFSLNNNNNPLSPTSSNVSTDNQKTTNQQWFVDALNSVNNPLINQSLDSSVSSPPAAAKVPSDFLFGFDKAQLQNNSNIPAKLQQQQTQQQEIRQELHRDVSDQSLKKSSAGSDSSAKEEIRQMRQTDEMLARAFHGEHYIQKIPDQQPKLVPVMAPAAAAATTVTPMASSQVPTLPTNVPTGYWQQQERQVPVSGGYHVGPSGIVDQPPPLQQHPQQQQHQAYLLHAPAGCAPNNMYQQTRPVSGQVNQGPQHGYYGTPQQRVMQDVYREPVYGMGPPTSQPTRMAGGGGYGDGVSMVRTPALPVSGVPVGTESGYTTQMGYDNTGRQVYYTTATGGGGVVVPTPFQTNARQTTGVVNQDGVAKVVLKTPQPQ, encoded by the exons ATGGAGAATTACTATACTCAACCAACATATCCATCAGATTCAAGAGATTCATCACCAAGATCATCAACGAGAGAAATCGATTGTGAGAATTCATGGCCAGATCAAGAACAAAACAATTACAAAGTCAAATTCATGTGTAGTTATGGCGGTAAAATCTTACCAAGGCCACATGATAATCAATTGACGTATATTGGTGGAGAAACAAAGATATTATCAGTGGATAGAAATATTAAATTCTCTGGTATCATTTCTAAACTTAATTCATTATCTGATTACAATGATGTTTATTTTAAATATCAATTACCTGGTGAGGATTTAGATGCTTTGATTTCTgttacaaatgatgaagatcTTGAGCATATGATGATTGAATTTGATCGTCTTATTATTAATCATCGTAGTAATAGTGGAAGTAATGGTGGATCTAATAAACCTGCTAGGCTAAGATTATTTTTGTTCtcattgaataataataataatccttTGTCGCCGACCTCATCGAATGTCTCTACGGATAATCAGAAGacaacaaatcaacaatggtTTGTTGATGCGTTGAATTCTGTTAACAATCCATTGATAAATCAATCCCTTGATAGTTCTGTTTCGTCTCCACCGGCTGCTGCAAAGGTTCCTTCAGATTTTCTTTTCGGTTTCGATAAAGCGCAGTTACAGAATAACAGCAACATTCCTGCTAAACTACAGCAACAACAAACGCAGCAACAGGAAATAAGACAAGAGTTACACAGAGATGTATCTGACCAATCTCTGAAGAAATCGTCAGCTGGATCTGATTCCTCGGCCAAAGAAGAGATTCGGCAAATG AGACAGACTGATGAAATGTTAGCTAGAGCTTTTCATGGAGAACATTACATACAAAAAATTCCTGATCAACAACCAAAACTGGTACCGGTCATGGCACCAGCTGCAGCGGCGGCAACCACTGTAACCCCGATGGCATCGTCTCAGGTACCGACTCTACCGACAAATGTTCCTACAGGTTATTGGCAACAACAGGAGCGGCAAGTGCCAGTAAGTGGTGGATATCATGTGGGTCCTTCTGGAATTGTTGATCAACCACCGCCACTACAGCAGCAtccacagcagcaacaacatcaggCATATTTACTTCATGCACCGGCTGGCTGTGCACCGAACAATATGTACCAGCAAACTCGACCTGTTAGTGGTCAAGTTAACCAAGGACCACAACATGGTTACTATGGAACGCCGCAACAGAGAGTGATGCAGGATGTTTACAGGGAACCTGTGTACGGGATGGGACCACCCACATCGCAACCAACGAGAATGGCTGGTGGTGGTGGATACGGAGATGGTGTCAGTATGGTCCGAACACCAGCATTACCTGTGAGCGGAGTTCCAGTGGGTACAGAAAGTGGATATACAACACAAATGGGATATGATAATACTGGTAGACAAGTTTATTACACCACAgctactggtggtggtggtgttgtggTACCCACACCATTTCAGACTAATGCAAGACAAACTACTGGTGTAGTAAATCAAGATGGTGTTGCTAAGGTTGTTCTCAAAACTCCGCAACCTCAGTAa